The Haladaptatus cibarius D43 genome window below encodes:
- a CDS encoding Mrp/NBP35 family ATP-binding protein: MDEADVRDHLRTVEDPDLGEDIVSLGLVNDISVDGDTAQISLALGAPYAPHETEIANRVREVLSNEGINAELSARVDSQHSPEEQVLPGVKNIIAVASGKGGVGKSTVAVNLAAGLSKLGARVGLFDADVYGPNVPRMVAADQRPQATEEGKLVPPEKFGVKLMSMAFLVGEDDPVIWRGPMVHKVLTQLWEDVEWGQLDYMVVDLPPGTGDTQLTLLQSVPVTGAVIVTTPQQVALDDAQKGLQMFGKHETPVLGIAENMSSFVCPDCGGEHDIFGHGGGAAFAEEQDMPFLGGVPLDPDVRTGGDEGTPIVLDEDSETGDAFRILTENVANNVGIINRRKQKQK, from the coding sequence ATGGACGAAGCTGACGTTCGAGATCACCTTCGAACCGTCGAAGACCCCGACCTCGGCGAGGACATCGTTTCGCTTGGACTCGTCAACGACATCTCTGTCGATGGCGACACCGCACAAATTTCGCTCGCCCTCGGGGCACCGTATGCACCCCACGAAACCGAAATCGCAAATCGCGTCCGTGAGGTACTCAGCAATGAGGGCATCAACGCCGAACTCTCCGCTCGCGTCGATAGCCAGCACTCCCCAGAAGAACAGGTTTTGCCCGGCGTGAAAAACATCATCGCCGTCGCCTCCGGAAAGGGTGGCGTCGGCAAGAGTACCGTCGCAGTCAACCTTGCCGCTGGACTCTCCAAACTTGGTGCCCGCGTCGGCTTGTTCGACGCCGACGTGTACGGCCCGAACGTTCCACGGATGGTCGCCGCCGACCAGCGACCACAGGCAACCGAGGAAGGCAAACTCGTCCCGCCGGAGAAGTTCGGCGTGAAACTGATGAGCATGGCATTCCTCGTCGGCGAAGACGACCCCGTTATCTGGCGCGGCCCGATGGTTCACAAGGTTCTCACCCAACTTTGGGAGGACGTAGAGTGGGGCCAACTCGACTACATGGTCGTTGACCTTCCACCGGGAACCGGCGACACGCAACTCACCCTCCTCCAGAGCGTCCCCGTCACTGGGGCAGTTATCGTCACGACGCCACAGCAAGTCGCGCTCGATGATGCACAGAAGGGACTCCAGATGTTTGGCAAACACGAAACCCCCGTCCTCGGCATTGCCGAAAACATGAGTTCGTTCGTCTGCCCCGACTGTGGCGGCGAACACGACATCTTCGGACACGGTGGCGGTGCGGCGTTCGCCGAAGAGCAGGATATGCCGTTCCTCGGCGGTGTCCCCCTCGACCCTGACGTTCGAACCGGTGGCGACGAGGGAACCCCAATCGTCCTCGACGAAGACAGCGAAACCGGAGACGCGTTCCGCATCTTGACTGAAAACGTCGCCAACAACGTCGGGATTATCAACCGGCGCAAGCAAAAGCAGAAATAA
- the moaA gene encoding GTP 3',8-cyclase MoaA encodes MLEDSFEREVTGVRISLTDRCNFDCVYCHNEGLGDTRGPMDPQDDEMSADDVVRFLEVAREFDVQKVKFTGGEPMLRQDLEEIIRRTPDGMETSLTTNGTFLPGRAEELREAGLSRVNVSQDALDPKAFAEVTKSGAYDKVMEGVETALDVGLDPVKLNMVVFEATAGYVPQMVDHVAENDGLQLQLIEYMPELTGKPEWAIDIQRVHDWLKEQADEIEIREMHGRKRYWINGGMVEIVDPVENPSFCSNCHRVRVTHEGYLKGCLNRNDDLRSMGEMTKPEIRETFRETVANRVPYYGEYMIRNGNGEWEINDRYIDA; translated from the coding sequence ATGCTCGAAGATTCGTTCGAGCGCGAGGTCACGGGGGTACGAATCTCTCTCACCGATCGGTGCAATTTCGACTGCGTCTACTGTCACAACGAGGGGCTTGGGGACACGCGAGGCCCGATGGATCCACAGGACGACGAAATGAGCGCCGACGACGTGGTTCGGTTTCTGGAAGTGGCCCGCGAGTTCGACGTGCAGAAAGTGAAGTTTACGGGTGGAGAACCGATGCTCCGGCAGGATTTGGAGGAAATAATCCGCCGGACGCCGGATGGGATGGAAACGTCCCTGACGACGAACGGAACGTTCCTCCCGGGCCGAGCGGAGGAACTCCGCGAGGCAGGACTATCGCGAGTGAACGTCTCGCAGGACGCGCTCGACCCGAAAGCCTTCGCAGAAGTGACGAAGAGCGGAGCCTACGACAAAGTGATGGAAGGTGTCGAAACCGCCCTCGACGTCGGACTCGACCCGGTAAAGCTCAACATGGTCGTGTTCGAGGCGACGGCAGGGTACGTTCCGCAGATGGTAGATCACGTTGCGGAAAACGACGGCCTCCAACTGCAACTCATCGAGTACATGCCCGAGTTGACGGGAAAACCGGAGTGGGCAATCGACATCCAACGCGTTCACGATTGGCTCAAAGAACAGGCCGACGAAATCGAAATCCGCGAAATGCACGGGCGAAAGCGGTACTGGATAAACGGCGGAATGGTAGAAATCGTTGACCCGGTCGAGAATCCGAGCTTCTGTTCTAACTGCCATCGCGTGCGCGTGACGCACGAAGGATACCTCAAGGGATGTCTGAACCGCAACGATGACCTGCGATCGATGGGCGAAATGACCAAGCCCGAAATCAGGGAAACGTTCCGGGAAACGGTCGCAAATCGAGTGCCGTACTACGGCGAGTATATGATTCGAAACGGCAATGGCGAGTGGGAAATAAATGACCGGTACATCGACGCCTGA